Proteins encoded by one window of Streptomyces clavuligerus:
- a CDS encoding lysophospholipid acyltransferase family protein: protein MADAKVIPFDDDRARGGGTGAAAEGSGGAGTGSGGGTGGGRRGGASRVVRQKTAAPKPKKAARDSAVRRSARGEGGAGTTGRGAGARQQSAARKAVRPVPEARREQQTSGSSASAPRSPRRPESGGDGGGLDRRLAEGLAFLRRRITGEYEVDEFGYDEELTDQVLMTVLRPLYEKYFRVEVKGIENIPSEGGALVVANHSGTLPLDGLMMQVAVHDRHPAGRHLRLLAADLVFVLPVVNELARKAGHTLACADDAERLLRRGEVVGVMPEGFKGIGKPFGDRYRLQRFGRGGFVSTALRAGVPIVPCSIVGAEEIYPMIGNSKTLARLLGLPYFPITPTFPWLGPMGAVPLPTKWTIQFGEPIETGGHPPEAAEDPMLMFNLTDQVREQIQHTLYKLLVQRRSVFF from the coding sequence ATGGCGGACGCCAAGGTCATTCCGTTCGACGACGACCGCGCCCGGGGCGGGGGCACGGGCGCCGCCGCCGAGGGCTCCGGTGGCGCGGGCACCGGCTCCGGCGGAGGCACCGGGGGCGGTCGGCGGGGCGGTGCCTCCCGGGTCGTACGGCAGAAGACAGCCGCCCCGAAGCCGAAGAAGGCCGCCCGGGACTCCGCCGTGCGCAGGTCCGCCCGTGGTGAGGGCGGGGCCGGGACGACGGGGCGCGGGGCCGGTGCGCGGCAGCAGTCGGCGGCCCGGAAGGCGGTACGCCCGGTACCCGAGGCCCGCAGGGAACAGCAGACGTCCGGCTCCTCGGCCTCCGCACCCCGCAGCCCCCGCCGTCCGGAGTCCGGAGGCGACGGTGGCGGTCTCGACCGGCGGCTCGCGGAAGGGCTGGCCTTTCTGCGCCGCCGGATCACCGGTGAGTACGAGGTCGATGAGTTCGGCTACGACGAAGAGCTGACCGACCAGGTACTGATGACGGTGCTCCGGCCCCTCTATGAGAAGTACTTCCGGGTGGAGGTGAAGGGCATCGAGAACATCCCGTCCGAGGGCGGGGCGCTCGTGGTGGCCAATCACTCCGGGACGCTTCCGCTGGACGGGCTGATGATGCAGGTCGCCGTGCACGACCGGCATCCGGCGGGGCGGCATCTGCGGCTGCTCGCGGCGGACCTGGTCTTCGTCCTGCCCGTGGTCAACGAACTGGCCCGGAAGGCGGGGCACACGCTCGCCTGCGCGGACGACGCCGAGCGGCTGCTGCGGCGGGGCGAGGTCGTCGGGGTGATGCCGGAGGGCTTCAAGGGGATCGGCAAGCCCTTCGGCGACCGCTACCGGCTCCAGCGGTTCGGCCGGGGCGGCTTCGTCTCGACGGCGCTGCGGGCGGGGGTGCCGATCGTGCCGTGCTCGATCGTCGGCGCGGAGGAGATCTACCCCATGATCGGGAACTCGAAGACGCTGGCCCGGCTGCTGGGGCTGCCGTACTTCCCGATCACGCCGACCTTCCCCTGGCTGGGGCCGATGGGGGCGGTGCCGCTGCCCACCAAGTGGACCATCCAGTTCGGGGAGCCGATCGAGACCGGGGGCCATCCGCCGGAGGCGGCGGAGGACCCCATGTTGATGTTCAATCTGACGGACCAGGTGCGGGAGCAGATCCAGCACACCCTGTACAAGCTGCTGGTGCAGCGCAGATCGGTCTTCTTCTGA
- a CDS encoding DUF5667 domain-containing protein, translating into MIANVSAHRRANAFAQALEEQASGEPAENPVEPTERGRMLALTSRLGELPVPELDPEVKVVQRAQLVAAMEAMLQEGTARGSDSTGPRVPEQRKSGRGAHRASPFRKLRPRTRWQKGLAAGSITVGVAAGAFSGVAAASSDALPGDTLYGLKRGMEDIRLGMADGDSDRGELYLDHASTRLSEARRLMERGRAGDLDHESLGEVRRALNGMRHDVSEGHRLLHAAYERDGSLGPIQKLNTFSRSHRETWNGLRDRLPVQLQDVSNGVSEVFDAIEQEVQPLKSLLPELPAERRAPGGSTGSTSRQSGGAATPGERTIPASPKAPGTPSGKQTTKEPRPSGAPVPESGGLLPTEGLLAPPSPDTPTPPSAPQPDPASPDVSIPPLLDGILGIDITGEDQP; encoded by the coding sequence GTGATCGCGAACGTATCGGCGCACCGGCGGGCGAACGCCTTCGCCCAGGCCCTGGAAGAGCAGGCGTCCGGAGAGCCGGCGGAGAACCCGGTCGAACCGACCGAGCGCGGACGGATGTTGGCTCTGACGTCCCGCCTCGGCGAACTGCCGGTGCCGGAGCTGGACCCCGAGGTCAAGGTGGTGCAGCGCGCCCAGCTCGTGGCAGCCATGGAGGCCATGCTCCAGGAGGGCACGGCGCGAGGGAGCGATTCCACGGGCCCCAGGGTGCCCGAGCAGCGGAAGTCCGGCCGCGGCGCCCATCGGGCCTCCCCGTTCCGGAAACTCCGCCCCCGCACCCGCTGGCAGAAGGGGCTCGCGGCCGGCAGCATCACCGTGGGGGTCGCGGCGGGGGCCTTCAGCGGGGTGGCCGCCGCCAGCTCCGACGCCCTCCCCGGTGACACCCTCTACGGGCTCAAACGCGGAATGGAGGACATCCGTCTCGGCATGGCCGACGGTGACTCCGACCGCGGTGAGCTGTATCTGGACCATGCCTCCACCCGGCTCAGCGAGGCCCGTCGCCTCATGGAACGCGGACGGGCGGGCGATCTGGACCACGAGTCCCTCGGCGAGGTCCGCCGCGCGCTCAACGGCATGCGCCACGACGTCAGCGAGGGCCACCGGCTGCTGCACGCCGCCTACGAGCGGGACGGCTCACTCGGCCCCATCCAGAAGCTCAACACGTTCTCCCGCTCCCACCGCGAGACGTGGAACGGTCTCCGCGACCGGCTCCCCGTCCAGCTCCAGGACGTGAGCAACGGGGTGAGCGAGGTCTTCGACGCCATAGAGCAAGAGGTCCAGCCACTCAAGTCGCTGCTGCCGGAGCTGCCCGCAGAGCGCCGCGCGCCCGGCGGAAGCACCGGTTCCACCTCCCGGCAGAGCGGCGGGGCGGCCACCCCGGGCGAGCGGACGATCCCCGCGTCCCCCAAGGCCCCCGGGACACCCTCGGGCAAGCAGACCACCAAGGAGCCGAGACCCTCGGGGGCCCCGGTCCCCGAGAGCGGTGGGCTGCTCCCGACGGAGGGGCTGCTCGCCCCTCCGTCGCCGGACACCCCCACGCCGCCCTCGGCTCCGCAGCCCGACCCGGCGTCCCCCGATGTCAGCATTCCGCCGCTGCTCGACGGCATCCTCGGGATCGACATCACCGGCGAGGACCAACCCTGA
- a CDS encoding ECF subfamily RNA polymerase sigma factor, BldN family, producing MYPHVGVDASGLATLRAAVLDHLRGCVPAAHFVSALALPRLATGGPPTTICYALADGFKESPARSAVVEGRRPGGGRGVARRSGRGSHSASTTARRPSADSDSARMMELVERAQAGEAEAFGRLYDQYSDTVYRYIYYRVGGKATAEDLTSETFLRALRRISTFTWQGRDFGAWLVTIARNLVADHFKSSRFRLEVTTGEMLDANEVERSPEDSVLESLSNAALLEAVRKLNPQQQECVTLRFLQGLSVAETARAMGKNEGAIKTLQYRAVRTLARLLPDDAR from the coding sequence GTGTACCCACACGTCGGGGTTGACGCCTCGGGCCTGGCTACGCTCCGCGCGGCGGTCCTCGACCACTTGCGCGGCTGCGTCCCCGCCGCGCACTTCGTCTCCGCCCTCGCTCTGCCCCGCCTCGCCACCGGTGGTCCCCCCACCACCATCTGCTATGCCCTGGCCGACGGATTCAAGGAGAGCCCGGCGCGCAGCGCCGTCGTCGAAGGGCGGCGTCCGGGCGGCGGACGCGGGGTCGCGAGACGGAGCGGACGGGGCAGCCACAGCGCCTCGACCACCGCCCGCCGCCCCAGCGCCGACAGCGACAGCGCCCGCATGATGGAACTCGTCGAACGTGCCCAGGCCGGTGAGGCCGAAGCCTTTGGGCGCCTGTACGACCAGTACAGCGACACCGTCTACCGCTACATCTACTACCGCGTCGGCGGGAAGGCGACGGCGGAGGATCTCACCAGTGAGACGTTCCTGCGCGCCCTGCGCCGCATCTCCACCTTCACCTGGCAGGGCCGCGACTTCGGCGCCTGGCTGGTGACGATCGCCCGCAACCTGGTTGCCGACCACTTCAAGTCGAGCCGCTTCCGGCTGGAGGTCACCACCGGCGAGATGCTCGACGCCAACGAGGTCGAGCGCAGCCCGGAGGACTCCGTCCTGGAGTCGCTGTCCAACGCCGCCCTGCTGGAGGCGGTGCGCAAGCTCAATCCACAGCAGCAGGAGTGTGTGACCCTGCGCTTCCTCCAGGGTCTGTCGGTCGCCGAGACCGCCCGGGCGATGGGGAAGAACGAAGGTGCGATCAAGACCCTCCAGTACCGGGCCGTGCGCACCCTGGCCCGGCTCCTCCCCGACGACGCCCGTTGA
- a CDS encoding HAD family hydrolase yields MAALGWLTPRRRSATARSVLAGEAAAEAARKTSRQFAAEAPATGVGTGPDGQDGAAFPADAALAAEAADDAEAPFPVEGDERAAAFFDLDNTVMQGAALFHFGRGLYKRQFFQRRELARFAWQQTWFRLAGVEDPDHMQDVRESALSIVKGHRVSELMSIGEEIYDEYMADRIWPGTRALAQAHLDAGQKVWLVTAAPVETATIIARRLGLTGALGTVAESVDGVYTGRLVGEPLHGPAKAEAVRALAAAEGLELGRCAAYSDSHNDIPMLSLVGHPYAINPDTKLRRHAREHDWRLRDYRTGRKAAKVGIPAAAGVGALAGGTAAAVAIHRRRR; encoded by the coding sequence ATGGCCGCACTGGGATGGCTCACCCCCCGTAGACGCTCCGCCACCGCCCGGAGCGTTCTCGCAGGCGAGGCCGCCGCCGAAGCGGCGCGCAAGACCTCGCGGCAGTTCGCGGCGGAGGCCCCCGCGACCGGCGTCGGCACCGGTCCGGACGGGCAGGACGGAGCCGCGTTCCCCGCGGACGCCGCACTCGCCGCGGAGGCCGCAGACGACGCGGAGGCCCCGTTCCCCGTGGAGGGGGACGAGCGGGCCGCCGCCTTCTTCGACCTCGACAACACCGTGATGCAGGGCGCCGCGCTCTTCCACTTCGGCCGCGGTCTGTACAAACGGCAGTTCTTCCAGCGGCGCGAGCTGGCCCGGTTCGCCTGGCAGCAGACCTGGTTCCGGCTGGCGGGCGTCGAGGACCCCGACCATATGCAGGACGTACGGGAGTCCGCGCTCTCCATCGTCAAGGGCCACCGGGTCTCCGAGCTGATGAGCATCGGCGAGGAGATCTACGACGAGTACATGGCGGACCGGATCTGGCCGGGCACCCGCGCCCTCGCCCAGGCACACCTCGACGCGGGCCAGAAGGTGTGGCTGGTGACCGCCGCCCCGGTGGAGACCGCCACGATCATCGCCCGCAGGCTGGGGCTGACCGGGGCGCTCGGAACCGTCGCCGAGTCGGTCGACGGCGTCTACACCGGCAGACTGGTGGGCGAGCCGCTGCACGGCCCGGCGAAGGCCGAGGCGGTACGGGCGCTCGCCGCGGCCGAGGGGCTCGAACTGGGCCGCTGCGCCGCGTACAGCGACTCGCACAACGACATTCCGATGCTGTCGCTCGTCGGGCACCCCTACGCGATCAACCCGGACACCAAACTGCGCAGGCACGCACGCGAGCACGACTGGCGGCTGCGCGACTACCGGACCGGCCGCAAGGCCGCCAAGGTGGGCATCCCCGCGGCTGCCGGAGTGGGGGCGCTGGCAGGTGGCACGGCCGCCGCCGTCGCCATCCACCGCCGTCGCCGCTGA
- a CDS encoding glutaredoxin family protein has product MSPLFRRRKKKPGDRTVTLIGKPGCHLCDDARTVVAEVCAQTGAAWEERDITQDEELHRAYWEQIPVVLVDGEQHTFWRVDPGRLRRELEG; this is encoded by the coding sequence ATGAGTCCTCTGTTCCGGCGTAGGAAGAAGAAGCCCGGCGACCGTACGGTCACGCTGATCGGCAAGCCGGGGTGCCATCTGTGCGACGACGCCCGGACCGTGGTCGCGGAGGTCTGCGCACAGACCGGGGCGGCCTGGGAGGAGCGGGACATCACCCAGGACGAGGAGCTGCACCGGGCGTACTGGGAGCAGATCCCGGTGGTGCTCGTCGACGGTGAGCAGCACACGTTCTGGCGAGTGGACCCGGGGCGGCTGCGCCGCGAGCTGGAGGGCTGA
- a CDS encoding redox-sensing transcriptional repressor Rex, with translation MATGRNHRPATRSRGIPEATVARLPLYLRALTALSERSVPTVSSEELAAAAGVNSAKLRKDFSYLGSYGTRGVGYDVEYLVYQISRELGLTQDWPVVIVGIGNLGAALANYGGFASRGFRVAALIDADPAMAGKPVAGIAVQHTDELEKIISDNGVSIGVIATPAGAAQQVCDRLVAAGVTSILNFAPTVLSVPEGVDVRKVDLSIELQILAFHEQRKAGEESGGPGRKGPDGDMPAVMPA, from the coding sequence GTGGCAACTGGCCGAAATCACCGACCGGCGACTCGCAGCCGAGGAATTCCCGAGGCCACCGTCGCCCGGCTCCCGCTGTATCTGCGGGCGCTGACCGCGCTCTCCGAGCGCTCCGTGCCCACGGTCTCCTCCGAAGAGCTGGCCGCCGCCGCCGGGGTGAATTCCGCCAAGCTCCGCAAGGACTTCTCGTACCTCGGTTCCTATGGGACCAGGGGCGTCGGATACGACGTGGAGTACCTCGTCTACCAGATCTCCCGGGAGCTGGGGCTCACCCAGGACTGGCCCGTGGTGATCGTCGGTATCGGCAACCTCGGCGCCGCCCTCGCCAACTACGGCGGATTCGCCTCCCGCGGCTTCCGGGTCGCCGCGCTCATCGACGCGGACCCGGCGATGGCCGGGAAGCCCGTGGCGGGCATCGCGGTCCAGCACACCGACGAGCTGGAGAAGATCATCAGCGACAACGGGGTGTCGATCGGTGTGATCGCCACGCCCGCGGGCGCCGCCCAGCAGGTGTGCGACCGGCTGGTGGCCGCCGGGGTGACCTCCATCCTCAACTTCGCGCCCACGGTGCTCTCGGTGCCCGAAGGCGTCGACGTGCGCAAGGTCGACCTGTCGATCGAACTCCAGATCCTCGCCTTCCACGAGCAGCGCAAGGCCGGTGAGGAGTCCGGGGGACCGGGCCGGAAAGGACCTGACGGGGACATGCCCGCCGTGATGCCGGCATGA
- a CDS encoding glutamyl-tRNA reductase, with amino-acid sequence MSLLVVGLSHRSAPVSVLERAALSVDAQVKLLADTLATEPAAEAAVLATCNRIELYADVEKFHAGVAELSTLLAQHSGVGLEELTPYLYVHYEDRAVHHLFSVACGLDSMVVGEGQILGQIKDALARGQALHTAGRLLNDLFQQALRVGKRAHSETGIDRAGQSLVTFGLEQLADGAEVAQWAAGKRALVIGAGSMSSLAATTLARLGVGELVIANRTLDRATRLAAVLSETGASARAVPMTSVADELTRADAVVSCTGATGLVLTADAVLAALAESSAAVPAGVPAPAEPADLRAPDGSLVARLAATAARDGRVHDRSVDTASAEAADGTDARCPVGLDTTRGTSADEMTQHGLWLENADRPVAVRTVPAPGPAGDTAVPGGPVRLALLDLAMPRDIDHAVHRVPGVRLVDIESLAEASADAPMAADVDQVRRIVSDEVAAFGAAQRAARITPTVVALRTMAADVVAGEITRLEGRLPSLDEKQRAEITQTVRRVVDKLLHAPTVRVKQLASEPGGAGYADALRTLFDLDPETVASVSRADLNDAEVKNRGRV; translated from the coding sequence ATGAGCCTGCTGGTCGTCGGACTGAGCCACCGCAGCGCACCGGTGAGCGTCCTGGAGCGGGCCGCGCTCTCCGTGGACGCCCAGGTCAAGCTGCTCGCGGACACGCTGGCCACCGAGCCCGCCGCCGAGGCGGCGGTACTGGCCACCTGCAACCGCATCGAGCTGTACGCCGATGTGGAGAAGTTCCACGCCGGTGTCGCCGAGCTCTCCACGCTGCTCGCCCAGCACAGCGGGGTGGGCCTGGAGGAGCTGACTCCTTATCTCTATGTCCACTACGAGGACCGGGCCGTCCACCATCTCTTCTCGGTGGCGTGCGGACTGGACTCCATGGTCGTCGGCGAGGGGCAGATCCTCGGCCAGATCAAGGACGCCCTCGCCCGCGGACAGGCCCTGCACACCGCCGGGCGGCTGCTGAACGATCTCTTCCAGCAGGCCCTGCGGGTGGGCAAGCGCGCCCACAGCGAGACCGGGATCGACCGGGCCGGTCAGTCCCTCGTCACCTTCGGCCTCGAACAGCTCGCCGACGGCGCCGAGGTCGCGCAGTGGGCCGCGGGCAAGCGCGCCCTGGTGATCGGCGCGGGCTCGATGTCCTCGCTCGCCGCGACGACGCTGGCCCGCCTCGGCGTGGGCGAGCTGGTGATCGCCAACCGCACCCTGGACCGGGCGACCCGGCTGGCGGCGGTGCTCTCCGAGACCGGGGCGAGCGCCCGGGCCGTCCCCATGACCTCCGTGGCCGACGAGCTGACACGTGCCGACGCGGTGGTGTCCTGCACCGGCGCGACCGGTCTGGTGCTGACCGCCGACGCGGTGCTCGCCGCGCTCGCCGAGTCCAGCGCCGCCGTCCCGGCGGGCGTCCCCGCCCCGGCGGAGCCCGCCGATCTGCGCGCCCCGGACGGCAGCTTGGTCGCCCGGCTGGCCGCGACCGCCGCGCGCGACGGCCGGGTGCACGACCGTTCCGTGGACACCGCGTCCGCGGAGGCCGCCGACGGCACCGACGCCCGCTGTCCCGTGGGACTCGACACCACCCGCGGCACATCCGCCGACGAGATGACCCAGCACGGGCTGTGGCTGGAGAACGCCGACCGCCCGGTGGCCGTCCGCACCGTGCCCGCCCCCGGGCCCGCGGGCGACACCGCTGTCCCCGGCGGCCCCGTCCGGCTGGCCCTGCTCGACCTCGCCATGCCCCGCGACATCGACCATGCCGTCCACCGGGTGCCCGGGGTCCGCCTGGTCGACATCGAGTCGCTGGCCGAGGCGTCCGCCGACGCCCCCATGGCCGCCGACGTGGACCAGGTCCGCCGGATCGTCTCCGACGAGGTCGCCGCCTTCGGCGCCGCCCAGCGCGCCGCCCGGATCACACCCACCGTGGTCGCCCTGCGCACGATGGCCGCCGATGTCGTCGCCGGGGAGATCACCCGGCTCGAAGGCCGGCTCCCCTCCCTGGACGAGAAGCAGCGTGCCGAGATCACCCAGACCGTCCGCCGTGTCGTCGACAAACTCCTTCACGCGCCCACCGTGCGGGTGAAGCAGTTGGCGAGCGAGCCCGGCGGCGCCGGGTACGCCGACGCGTTGCGGACACTCTTCGACCTCGACCCGGAGACGGTCGCCTCCGTCAGCCGGGCCGACCTGAATGACGCAGAAGTCAAGAACCGAGGGCGCGTATGA
- the hemC gene encoding hydroxymethylbilane synthase, with translation MTERALRLGTRRSMLAMAQSGQVAQEVRRLTGRPVELVEITTYGDISREQLAQIGGTGVFVAALREALLRGEVDFAVHSLKDLPTGQPDELALAAIPRREDPRDVLVARDGLTFDRLPDGARVGTGSPRRMAQLNAYARAHGLRIETVPIRGNIDTRIGYVRSGKLDAVVLAAAGLNRIGRADEVTDVLSVDSVLPAPGQGALAIECAAADADLAATLGALDDPHTRVAVTAERSLLAALEAGCSAPVGALADLLGDEEVVTEMRLRGVVGTTDGSTLVQLSTTGPVPTSHGDAIALGRELASEMLAKGAAGLMGERAL, from the coding sequence ATGACCGAGAGGGCACTGAGGCTGGGGACCAGGCGCAGCATGCTCGCCATGGCCCAGTCCGGACAGGTGGCTCAGGAGGTGCGCCGACTGACCGGACGACCCGTCGAACTGGTCGAGATCACCACATATGGAGACATCTCCCGGGAGCAGCTCGCGCAGATCGGCGGCACGGGTGTGTTTGTCGCGGCGCTGCGTGAGGCGCTGCTGCGCGGTGAGGTGGACTTCGCCGTTCACTCGCTGAAGGACCTCCCCACCGGGCAGCCCGACGAGCTGGCGCTGGCGGCGATACCGCGGCGCGAGGACCCGAGGGACGTCCTGGTGGCCCGGGACGGGCTCACCTTCGACCGGCTCCCCGACGGGGCCCGGGTCGGCACCGGTTCGCCGCGCCGGATGGCGCAGCTGAACGCGTACGCCCGCGCGCACGGACTGCGCATCGAGACCGTGCCGATCCGCGGCAACATCGACACCCGGATCGGATATGTACGGAGCGGGAAGCTGGACGCGGTGGTACTCGCCGCGGCCGGTCTCAACCGCATCGGAAGGGCGGACGAGGTGACCGACGTGCTGTCGGTCGACTCCGTGCTGCCCGCCCCCGGCCAGGGGGCACTGGCGATCGAGTGTGCCGCGGCCGACGCGGACCTCGCCGCGACGCTCGGCGCACTGGACGACCCGCACACCCGGGTCGCCGTGACCGCCGAGCGTTCCCTGCTCGCCGCCCTGGAGGCCGGCTGCAGCGCACCTGTGGGAGCGCTCGCCGACCTGTTGGGCGATGAGGAGGTTGTCACTGAAATGCGCCTGCGCGGCGTCGTCGGCACCACCGACGGCTCGACGCTGGTGCAGCTGTCCACCACCGGTCCCGTACCCACGTCGCACGGCGACGCCATCGCGCTCGGTCGCGAACTCGCGTCCGAGATGCTCGCCAAGGGTGCGGCCGGTCTTATGGGGGAGCGAGCACTTTGA